Within the Girardinichthys multiradiatus isolate DD_20200921_A chromosome 12, DD_fGirMul_XY1, whole genome shotgun sequence genome, the region GCCAATGTGACTCGTTACACATATGAAGCTCTGTTGGGATTGATTAAAACTGCAGGAAAGTGAGAAGAGGGCATTAAGAATAATACTGAGACCCACCTGTGTTTGGCTGTTGCATCTGAGGTGAGATGATACCAGCAACACCTgcgcacacagacacacatggtTCTGTAAAGTGataaatgtaaacatgtagATTAATTATGATATTTTGCTTAACATTTATTGCTCAGTAACTCATAACAAAACACAATAGTCTGTATCCTGGTATCTAAGCTCCACTATCTCATCTTTATTACACAAAGACACAACACAACTACAAACTCATTTgagccgttttttttttttatcttcagcGGGcggcattttaaacagaaagtgaaactgaacAACAGGAGCTTTAAGGAAGCATGATGAAGCTAAAATAATCGAGGTAATACTCATTTTGTAATTCTTTAAATCTCCTACAGCAGAAGCAGAGCTAAGATCTGTCTCATCTCTAACATTGTATTTAGGGTGTTGATATGTCAGAGGCCGCAACTATAGCTTTAAATGATAAGTTTGGCACAGTGTTGCTTTAAGAATGCTCCTGCAACCTGATTTGAACTGTAGCTGAGCTCCGGCAGCTGCTGTCACCTACTCTCAGTTATAGCTCCATCCTGTTCTTTCCATCTGACCACACAATGAACGCTGTCTTGTTTTTGCCATCATGTTTGAATCTCTTAAAGGAAGAGATTTGCTGTGGTCTGAACAAAGCATGTGCTCAGTACGGCCCAGTTATTCTTAGCAGCTTTTCTCCACCTACTCCCTCAGAATAATTTAGTCTATTTATTTTGGGCGCTGAGTAAGAAATCTAATTCATAGCTACAAGAGTTTCTAAATTGAACAAAACATATAATACACATATTTATGACTCTGTAATTATGTTGTGCTTAGTTTGTTAGAGTGTATGTTCATAAGAAACATCTTAGACAAGACAAATCAGTCCCAGCCATATTTCGttacacagaaaacattttgctcTTTCAGTTTAATGTTACTAAAACAATCCAATCATCTTTTCATGTTTAcctgcagttatatacagtcTAGTTCCAGGTCATATAGCAATCCCTGGCAAACATgaggcaacagtggagaggaacaacTCCCTGTTAACAGGAAGAATAAGCAACCACCTGCCATACCTGGCTGAGGTTTCGGAGGCAGGAACAACATTCAAAACCAGAGAACCACTGGCAGTGAGTGCGTTTTTTGAAAGAAATACTAGGCTTAATGACAGAACTAGtagtaaagaaaagaaaaacacataaaagatGTTGGCAATATCTCTGCTGATGGCTTTGCCCGGGACAAAGACACAACTTAACCAGAAGTGCTGAGCAaggaatactttctatgggaaaggcTTTTTACTTTGTAACcggaaataaaattaatatatGCATAGATACATTATCTTTCAAGAGGTTTCTGACTTTTTGATTTCTTGGTTTATGTCTTTCAGGTTCAAAAGACAAATCCCAAAGGAGTAGTCACTCTATTTCTATTTACCATTGATATTGGGTAGTCCTTACTGTGCTTGACCCCAATGTTGAGATTATGATTAAATGAGTTCATTGCTGACACTTGGCCTGTCACACGGGTTGGcatcatttagattttttgctGACAGACATTCTCTTTGCAATGATTCCAGTTGGGCTTTTAGTGGTTTTGGCTTTCAAGGTGTGTCTGGTTAGGTCTCAGTCCTCCCAGAGTTCACAGCAGGTAACAAGCCCCCCTAGTCCTACTGGAGAACAATCTCCCCTGGATGATGGTAATCTGTCCTTTCCCTGGAGCCGTCTTCGCCTGCCAAGGTATACTCTGCACATTTTCTATGGCCATTTTCAATCAGATGGAAAAAAATCCCAGAAATATCAGTATTTTGACTCACTTATTAACTGTCATGTTTCTATGTCTCAGGTACATCGTTCCTCTTCACTACCACCTCCTCCTGCACCCCGACCTCACCACTCTCAGCTTCACAGGCACGGTGCAGATCCAGATTGATGTCCAGAACAATACAAACTGGGTTGTTTTACACAGCAAGGGTCTTCAAATCTCCAAGGCCACAATTTTAGACCATAACCTTGCTCATCTATCTGATCAGGTATTTGGAAATACAAGGGGGATTACCTTTTCTTATTGTCACTTATCAACTTAACAATCTTATCCTGTTTTAGGTTCTTCCAGTTCTTCACAACCCTTCCCACGAGCAAATAGGAATTTTTTCTCCTAAGGTTCTCAGCAGCGggcaaaagtattttttgtatATAGAGTTTGAAGCAGCGCTAGCTGAGGGATTTTATGGGTTCTATAAAAGCACCTACATCACCAGTGAAGGAGAGACCAGGTAAGAGCAGGATTCCTGTTTCCCAGCATCACTGGAGAAATTATCCAACACACAACAACAGcacaacaatctcttttcagaaacCTAGCTTCCACTCACTTTGAACCCACAAGCGCTCGAATGGCCTTTCCTTGTTTCGACGAGCCGAGCTTCAAAGCCAATTTCTCTGTGAGGATCAGGAGGAGCCCGGAGTACATTTCTCTCTCCAACATGCCTGTAGTGCGTGCTGAACCTTTGAAAGATATTGTATAGGTTTCaaatatttatagaaaaaaGTCCTCAAAGTTCTTCTGGGTTTCAGATCAAGACAACACAACTGAACAGAAACCTTCTTGAAGATCAGTTCGCCCCGAGCGTAACGATGAGCACATACCTCGTAGCTTTCATTGTTTGTGACTTCAAGTCTGTCAGTGCAACAACATCGTCTGGGGTGAAGGTAAGATCTTCATGATCCTCTAACATGttgttactttttttgtttaaactatTACTGTCTCAATCATAAATTCTGGTTCAACAGTTTGGTTTTGATTTCACTGTAGGTGTCCATCtatgcagcccctgagaagtGGATGCAAACCCACTATGCTTTGGAGGTTGCTGTTAAAATGCTGGACTTCTATGAGGAGTACTTCAACATTCGCTATCCTTTACCAAAACAAGGTAACAATAAATCATTTTCTGTCTTATTTCTTATGTCCAATCTTTACTCTGTCCAATCTTTACTCTTTGTTCTTTATTACATATTTTCACTCTTTCAGATCTGATTGCAATCCCAGACTTCCAGTCTGGTGCAATGGAGAACTGGGGCCTGACCACCTACAGAGAGACCAGCCTTCTCTATGACCCCCTCACATCTTCCATTTCTGATGAACTCTGGGTTACAATGGTCATTGGTCATGAACTTGCCCATCAGGTGGGAACATGAGAGTGCCGTATaacaacaaattaaattaaataatgtatTCTGCCTTAATTCAGGTGGCCCAGAATCCCTAATTAACGTAGGAGCTTATTCTGTATTCTCCATCTTGCCTGCAGTGGTTTGGGAACTTGGTCACCATGGATTGGTGGAACGACATCTGGCTGAATGAAGGATTTGCCAGATACATGGAGTACATTTCAGTAGAGGCCACCTACCCTGAACTTAAAGTGGTATGTGCTTTAATCATTTGTAGATAAATCAGTAATAAGCTACCAAGAGATGTTTGACCTTCATGTTTGACCTATTTTGGCAGGAGGAGTATCTACTGCACACATGTTTTGTTGCAGTTGGTCACGATTCTTTGAATTCCTCTCGACCTATCTCAAGCCCAGCAGAGAACCCCACCCAGATCAAGGAGATGTTTGACACAGTCTCCTATGACAAAGTATGTTTTCTgtgcataaaaaaacatgaaacgtgTTTTTATCACATGCAGCTGCCTTACCTTAAAATATCGATTGATAGTAAAGTTAGTGGCTTGTTTGTATTTAGGAACACAAAACAGCTTACCTATAGAACATCAACAAAGATTAATGTCTGCCTTCATTACGTTTCATGActcttgttaaaaataaataccttcTCTGCCTCCTGTCAGGGAGCATGCGTCCTGCACATGCTGCGGCACTTCCTGACCAAAGAAGTGTTTCAGAGCGGGATAGTGCGATACCTCCGCAAGTACAGCTACGGAAATGCCCACAATCAGGATCTGTGGGACAGCCTTGCCAATGTAAGAGAGTCTGAAGTCATTTCTCATCTTTTTGTATTCTTAGAGGCCTCTTAGAAAACAAGCTGCTTAGTGGAGCTGTACAATAAACAgtatttgtttaaattgtaGCTACAGGTGAGCAGGTTTTATGTGTTCTTCTTTGTCTGCATTTGCACTATTGCATATTATCACAAAAAGGAGGTAAAGTTtcatccacagaatatttaaGCTCCAAATTCATTCTTATTGTCTTGACGATACAGGTATTACAAATTTGggttgctttaaacttcttctaAAAAGGCATTTTTGGCTTTTATCCTTACAGATTTTAGGTGGTTACTTACTTTGTTATGAAAAATAACTCATCTTCAGAGACTTTTGTCAATTCTAATAAATCAGTGAAAAGAATATGTCTGCTTTTATTGCCCAATTTGTTATTATTAATGCTAATAAACTACATATAGGAATGAGTGTCAAAATACTGCTAATAACAAAAGTCTCAGGTTAACCGGTATTTAACAGTGACTCaaagatattattttttttagttcatATCAATAGTTATTTAAATTCTATAATAGTTATAAGATCATTAAATACTGAATAATAAGTGATACCACACTGAATGGCATTTTTAAACACTACCGTGGGATTTTCTAAGTTCAAAATGGACGCAGAGTCTTCTGAAGTCAAAATTCCAAGTGGGAGAGTCAAAGGCCTCTTACCAACCCTGGCATCAAAATCTTATTGTcatgatgcatttaaaaaatgtacagaaatgcAGAGCGTAGTAGATGAGGAGGATTTAATTTGTCATAAACTTACAGATTGACCTGGTACAGGAAAACAGCCAGGAAAGGTATATGACCAGAGGACTTGGAACCAGGTAGCAAGAAGGATAATGTCCAGGAAGATATCCGGATGACAAACAGACCAGGTAGCAAACAGCGTAATATTCAGGTAGCGATCAGTGTGATAAACAAACCATGTAGATATCAGGAGGAACCAgaagcaaacaataaaacacagagagtttaaatactgagggagtGTGAACCAATGAACTGGGAGAGGAGCTAATCAGGAGAATGTGAGACAGCTGGTGACCAGGGATGCAAGAGAACTGAggagagtgaccaattaacacaaatgagcaaGGAGAGCAGGGAGGTGACCAGATTACAAGAAAACAGTGACTAGACTtaagaacataaacaagaaGAACCAGATTTATCAGAATATAACTAAACGTATCTAACtccagaacacagaaaaacaacaaaactaaccAGAAGGAATCTCAGGAAccataaataaaccaaaaagcACCTGGCTGAGCGGAAAGTtaacaaaagcaaaaacctaacacagacagatcctgacaaatatgcctgttgtgtttttaaaacatagcaACAGCTGTACTAATAAGCTGTTTATTTGAAAGTTATAAAGTTTATATTTTCCCTTGTGTGTTTCAATActtaaaatgcaaagaaaaactcTGTCTCTAACTTGTATTGCTAACATTAGTTTGCTAGTCTCTCAGCACAGAAGTTAACATATCCATCTGGTTTTCTGGTTTAGCTTGGGTTTGTTAACATTGCTTAAGTCTTGGTTAAGTCTATGTCCACTTTAGTCAATTCTGAGAGTTCTTGAAATATTTTGACTCTATGTCCGCatctgttttacttttattaagcTTCCTGTTACCTGCACTGTGtcgtagttggtagcactgttgccttgtcgcaagaaagtcctgggctCGTATCCCCACCTGAGATCTTTCTGCATagaatttgcatgttctgcccatgcatgcgtgggttctccccaggtactccagcttcctcccaacatgacttttagattgACTGGTTACACTAAATGTTCCTTGAGTTTGAGTGGATGGttctttgtcctgtgtgtctctgtattTCGTTGTAATGGGCCAAGAAGTTATGTGCTGTGGGATAAATAGGAGCTCAAAACGTAGCATCAGTAACAGTATGTAGATATGTTAGAGCATTTGGGAAAATACACATCTGTGAATACAGAAACAGTATACGTGCTTTGGTACcactaattttgtttatttgctactttttttttttttttttgccaatccACATTATATATATGCTACAACAGTGCAGCCCTGTAATAAGAAACACTGGGTCCAAACTGCACTGAAAGATTACAACATGCAACAAAACATTTGGAAACATTGacttttcttcattttaaatatttttaatgagtCAGTATAAATAGTAATGTGCATGTGATTCAAATGAATTACATCACACACAgtcaaatatttcttaaaaaagagaaatttcTATAATTTTTCAGACATGCTCAGAAGATGACTTCACCTCAGGAAAACACTGTTACAGCAGTGACCAGGCCTCTAAGAATGCAGTGAGTAAAACATCTAAACCTTCACTCACCGTCCTGATGTCGCAACATTTACACAGTTGTATTTACAAGTGTTGAGTGTTTATGCCCTCCTGCAGTATCTGTTTGCAGGGGAACACCTGAACCTGACAGCCATGATGAACACTTGGACTTTACAGAAAGGGATTCCTCTGGTGACTGTAACCAGAAAGGGGCCTCGACTGCTGCTGAGACAGGATCGGTTCTTGAGGACAGTTCTTCCTTCTGATCCTCAGTGGCCCGCTGTGCAACAGGGGTAACTTCACAACTATTAGTAATTTAAGGTGCCTTTCAAAATGtgggtttattttgtaaaatgaacacattttcagatttatacaCACATTTCTTTTGAATAGTTTCCTTTGGCATATTCCTCTGACATACAAGACCGATACATCCAGCACCATCCACAGACATCTGATGACTTCTCCCACAGGTAAGAGATAACATCCTGTATAAAGTTAGCTCGTTTTCAGCTTTACTTTGTGATTATCCAAcacttgctgtttgttttatttagacaGTATACACATTGGAGAAGAAGCCAGCTGGGTGAAAATAAACTCTGATATGACTGGTTATTATGTGGTTCATTATGCTGATGATGGTTGGGATGTGATGGTTAAACTACTGAGGGAAAATCACACAGCTCTGAGCTACAAGGACAGGACTCACTTGATACACAATGCATTTCAGCTGGTCACGTAAGTAAGAATGTTTGCACACGCAAGTTTTCTGTATGTCTGCAAAAGTAATGATTTGGTTTTCTATCTTTTTAAAGGGCCGGACATCTCCCACTTGATAAAGCCTTGGACCTGATTGGTTATCTACAACTGGAGAAACAGACGGTGCCTCTCCTTCAAGGACTGGGGTATCTGGAGGCCTTCTACCACATTATCGAGAAGAGAGATGAGCCCAGTTTAACTAAAGATCTAGGGGTAAGAGAGCTGCATCTCATaggttttcaaatgtatttcattATGATATCTGAATGAGACgtgctgtttctctgtctcTGAGCAGAAGTACATCCTGCAGTTTTTCCGTACTGTCATCGACCAGCAGACATGGAGCGACAGTGGCACTGTGCCTGAGCGACGTCTGAGGTCAGAGGTCCTGTCCCTGGCTTGTCACCTGGACTATCCCCCCTGTGTGGAGCGTGCTAATCAACACTTCAAAGACTGGCTCCGATCCAACGGAACATTGAAGTCTGTTTTTGAATCATATTGTAATAAATGTCATTATAAGCCTGCACCAGAGAAATACCTAAATGAATCCCAATCCCAATCATGCTATTTGTTGAAAGTAAAGAATGCATGCTTTGGTGTGTTATTGGGTCCATAACAtgactgtctttgtttctgtagCCTACCTACAGATGTGGCAGAAACTGTGTTTTCAGTAGGAGCACAGCATGACCATGGCTGGACCTCGCTCTTAAACACGTACAAGATTTCCCTCTCTGAAGCCCAAAAAGAAAAGATCCTTTCTGCTTTGACAAGCAGTAGAAACAAAGACAAGCTACAAAGGTGCTCTAGGACCTTCTCCAGCTTTAGTTTTAATTGATGGTGCTGTAATCATGTGGCAAAAAGATGAATTTCATCACAGTGGATTACAAAAATAATGTGGATCGATGTATTTGTGTTTCAGACTATTAGCAATGGGTCTAGAAGGGAACGTGATCCGATCACAGGACCTCTCCAGTCTTGTTTTGATGATTGCCAGGAACCCAAAAGGACATCACCTCGCCTGGAACTTTGTCAAAAAGAACTGGGACACACTGGTTAAAAAGTCAGTGTAAATAATTGTTATACCATGATGGCAAAAAAGTATATAgacttttaaaaagttttttctcaTCAATCTACTCAGGGGAATAGGATCCAACTGTGCAGCTTAGATTTGTATAGGTAGTAGAAGTTGTATTAGTATTTCAAGCCTCTAACAGTGCAGATATCTTTTATATTCTACAAGCagcaattttattttgctttattttcttaTCTTTTCTTTCTAACATTCAGGTTCCAGTTAGGCTCATTCTGCATCAGAAACATCATTATAGGAACAACAGGACAGTTTTCATCTCCTGAAGAGCTCACTGAAGTAATTCACACTTTCttcatattctttattatttaaatattaaatatattttacgcAATGTTCATGTTCATGCATTTGGCTGACGCTTTTGTTCAAACGACTTACAAATGAGGATATAGCAAGGCGTTTTATATCAGTGACTTGAATTTAATGCGGTCGTCTAAAGGTAGCCAATGGAGCTCAACAAACAGAGAGGTGTGCTCTTTTAGGCTGATTGAAGACCAGAAGCCCCATTCTGGACTCTGCAGAGGCACAGGTTGAGAGACCAGTTAGGAGGCCATTGCAGTAGTCATGGTGGGAGATGACCATAAACTGAACCAGGAGCTGGGTGTATTTTTTAGCTTTACACATCTGACTGAATTTTCTTATTTGCAAGGGGTGTTActtagtcagattggattgagtttctttgaaaaaaattaagtcTTGCCTCAAATTCTCAATTGTAATTAAATCTAGAGTTCAACATGGCCTCTAGTGTTTCTTTACTGCTGAAAGGTGGACCTCCTGCCACTTTTATAGACTCTAGCATATTTTCTCCACTGAGCTTTTAAAGAACAGGGACACACAACCATGCGCACACACTTATAACTAAAGACAATTCAGAGAAACCTATAAACCTAACCGTTTTTGGACAGCGGGGGAGGAAGCTGGGGTAGGCAGAGGAGAGCAGGGAAACTTCATCTCAAGGCCAGTATTTCACCCCAGGACCtctttgctgcaaggcaacagtgctaccaactgtgccaccatgcaggcCCGCAGCTATAAAATGACAGTTATAAAAACTGATTCTGTacaaaaaaactacatttactTCAGTTAGTCCTCATTGTCGTGTGCTAgtattttgataaatatgatTGGCTTATTTGTTGTTAGTTGAGTGTGTTTTGTCTTACAGGTGCAGCAGTTTTTTGAATCCATCAAAGAGCAGGCTTCTCAGCTGAGATCAACACAGCTTGCTCTGGACAATGTGCAAAAAAATATCCGCTGGGTTCAGAGGAACTTGAAATCACTGAGAAACTGGCTGAATGAGCAGATGAAATGACAGACAGCAAAAAGAAGGGTCCAGTTgaccaaaaaccacaaaaaagttACAGTGTTACAAATAACTTtgagggttttgtttatgtggctttggaaatgttcttgtttaagataattaaacagttttttacgtgaaataaagcaaacaatGTGATTGGTAAAAATGGGAGATGGTAGATTGTGGATAATATGAACACTTGCatcagagagaaaacaaagatcAGCAAGTAGACAATAAAGGGATTCGTTGTACCTCCTGGCACCTTTGTGTTGTGTTACCTGCTGCATTTGATTCGAGGATACATTTGTGTCTATGCTTATGGGTTCAGTTGTTGTCAAAGGAGTATATACAGTCATCATGGGCATCACAATTAATattattaatcttttatttttgaacCATTTTTAGGGTGGAatgaacagacaaaaaaaaacaacttcggGTTTGGGTGCACAATTCAGAATTTATGAATACTGGCTAAAATTACACATACAGGCTGAAATGTACACATACAACCCGACTAATTTTTGGTTTTAGGTTCTTTATTCAGCCACTCATCTAacagtgttttctgttgttatttGCTTGTGGATTTGGGAAGGCCATTCCAGGAGCTTTATGTTAGTCTGTGTTACGGCTGGTGGccgtatgtgtgtttgttttgtaccatcatcaacagactggccagccgatgtcgctgaaaagcaccgttttcctccgtgctatcggtaccgctgtttctgataggaTCGGATTTCTTCTTCGCTGGATACCCTCTTCTTCGCTGTTCCTGACGGACTCTGATCTCCCTGCGTGCtctgcactcctcctgctggacgtctccgggagttcatgttggactattcatttcctggttcttctgAATTCGCCGCCAATCAAGAAGGGACTACattatataaactctctgcacctgccactaaaggcagctggtatttggacagaacagctcgccacttctgactttgatgttgtaaaattttgaagcttggttatttttgtatGCTTACCTGCTTGTTGGGAAGCTTGGGTATTTTGTATGCCTGCTCGTTGGgaagcttggttatttttgtgtgctcacctgcttgatgactccatcttggctcaaaggagtctctttaaagttgattgggctttgtcttgatttgtttgtttgctttttgttagcAGGGACGTTTTTGATTTAGGAAACTGTTGAATTAGTTTGTCCCTCCTTTtgggggattatttttagttaaattactgatggttgtgtattttgttaaatttatggttattgtgtattttgggttttacccctttttattttcaaacggtttgtactttgttaagtgtcctccttttgtttgttttgttaaaagtaacggaaactgaactaaaaagaaataaattactctttctttcataaaaccaacaacacctggtttgaatgtttacttccccctacccCTAGACCAAGTGGGGTCGTAACAGTCTGGTTCATCAGAATCAGCCTTATTAGCCAGGATTATGTGCACAAATAAGGAATGACTTCTGTTTTAAGTTTTCACAGCATACTGACATTAATTAGAAATACATAAACTTTAGTTGAGataaaaataaggttaaaaggaGTAATATGTACATGTATCAGTTCCAAAAAcaaatcattgtcctgttgcaaCTATGAAATTGTTGATTTGATTTGAAGTTGTTGGCTGTGGAGGTAGTCCTCCTTCATTATTGTAGTCCCTTTGTGCAAACACACCAATATCTCTGGCAGGGAAAACACCCCTCTGTTATTGCCACCATGCTTTCTgtcaatctttgtctcatctgactgcTGTTGTTTAGAAGACATTTTGATTATACATTTGGGCAGCAGATATATAATCTTAGAAATGTTTGGACCTAATGAGGACAAATTGGTCCCAATTTCTCTGTACTCGCACCATCCATTACTTTATTACCACAGAACCGGacaacacaacaacaacaaaaaaatgcaaaacaagaaAATCCAGAATTGTTTTGGTAAATACTCAAGAAAACATTCCTTACCATGTGCTGGCAAATAATATGTGTAGATAGACTAGATAGAATATGTGTTAGAGGTGAGGGGTTCACATTatgataaaaaacatt harbors:
- the LOC124877197 gene encoding endoplasmic reticulum aminopeptidase 2-like translates to MIPVGLLVVLAFKVCLVRSQSSQSSQQVTSPPSPTGEQSPLDDGNLSFPWSRLRLPRYIVPLHYHLLLHPDLTTLSFTGTVQIQIDVQNNTNWVVLHSKGLQISKATILDHNLAHLSDQVLPVLHNPSHEQIGIFSPKVLSSGQKYFLYIEFEAALAEGFYGFYKSTYITSEGETRNLASTHFEPTSARMAFPCFDEPSFKANFSVRIRRSPEYISLSNMPVIKTTQLNRNLLEDQFAPSVTMSTYLVAFIVCDFKSVSATTSSGVKVSIYAAPEKWMQTHYALEVAVKMLDFYEEYFNIRYPLPKQDLIAIPDFQSGAMENWGLTTYRETSLLYDPLTSSISDELWVTMVIGHELAHQWFGNLVTMDWWNDIWLNEGFARYMEYISVEATYPELKVEEYLLHTCFVAVGHDSLNSSRPISSPAENPTQIKEMFDTVSYDKGACVLHMLRHFLTKEVFQSGIVRYLRKYSYGNAHNQDLWDSLANTCSEDDFTSGKHCYSSDQASKNAYLFAGEHLNLTAMMNTWTLQKGIPLVTVTRKGPRLLLRQDRFLRTVLPSDPQWPAVQQGFLWHIPLTYKTDTSSTIHRHLMTSPTDSIHIGEEASWVKINSDMTGYYVVHYADDGWDVMVKLLRENHTALSYKDRTHLIHNAFQLVTAGHLPLDKALDLIGYLQLEKQTVPLLQGLGYLEAFYHIIEKRDEPSLTKDLGKYILQFFRTVIDQQTWSDSGTVPERRLRSEVLSLACHLDYPPCVERANQHFKDWLRSNGTLNLPTDVAETVFSVGAQHDHGWTSLLNTYKISLSEAQKEKILSALTSSRNKDKLQRLLAMGLEGNVIRSQDLSSLVLMIARNPKGHHLAWNFVKKNWDTLVKKFQLGSFCIRNIIIGTTGQFSSPEELTEVQQFFESIKEQASQLRSTQLALDNVQKNIRWVQRNLKSLRNWLNEQMK